AACTTTTGTATCAAACTCCATACTTAAAGCGTTTACCACTACATTTAAATATCCTTCTGCATTCATATTTTTTACCATATACCCTCTTATAAATCCTGTAGTATTCATTTTTATCCAACCCCTCAAATTCATTTTAAAATGAAAAAATCTTCTTATCCTAAGATAAGAAGATAGATGAATGTCATATTATTCTTCACCGCCTTATCGTTTTTAGCTGAACCACCTTACTATTGCAGGTTGGTATAGGGTCATAGAGCTAAATCTCTACCCTAATTCTTAATATATTGATGTTTAATTTTTACAATTAAATCATATCATACAAGTTGTAAAAATGCTATGGTTTTCTTGTTAGTAACTTAGCAATTGTATTTAAGTGCGTCGTAACTGTTAAATCTAAAAGCACGAATAATCAGGTATAGAAAAATGAACTAGATTGGTTATCAATAGTTGAAATCCCAAATGAAGATTATGGATATGAAAAGTTTGTTCAAGGCGTTGATACCGTAATAATGGGAAAAAAACATACGATAAAGTGCTTTCTTTCGGTGTGAATTTTCCACATAAAGAAAGGAATGCTATGTAATTTCAAGGTCCAGAACCGGTTTTGACGAGAATGTAGAATGTTATTCTGGTAATTTAAAAAATCTAATTGAAGATTTAAAGAATAGAGCGGGTAGTAATATCTTTATTGACGGTGGAGCAGAGATTGTAAATGAATTGTTAAAAATCGATATGATTGACGAATTTATAATATCTATAATTCCAATATTCCTAGGGAGTGGAATTAGGCTTTTCAAAGATGGAAGGCCCAACAAACGACTAAATTTAAAAAGCACAAAGGAATTTACATCAGGTCTTGTTCAATTGTGGTATGAAAAGTTAAATATTTTATAACGACGTTACAAAAAAATAAAACCATCCATAAAGCAACTACAGGTTGCTTTTAGAAACACTCAGTTGGTTTGTCTTTTTACTGCAGAATGCTACAATTTAAGCATAAATTCGAAAGGAGAGAACAAAATGAAAACAGGCGAAAAAATAGCTAAGGCAAGAAAAGATATCAATTTGACACAAGACCAATTAGCTGAATTATTGGAAGTTACAAGGCAGACTATTTCCAAATGGGAATCCGACTTAACTTTTCCAGAAACTTCAAAAATTTCAAAACTAGCTGAAGTGTTGAAAGTAAGTTGTGATCATCTATTGAGGGATGATAAGTCAGTTACAGCTGAAGTATCTATGCAGAGCTCAGATGGTTATGTTGTTGACTGGACTAAACTTTATCCGATTCTTGGAGAATATCAAAGCACCGTAGATTGTAAGCAATATCATAGAATATTCACTGAGATGATAAAAGATATGAAGATAACATATAATTACTCTTTAGATGATACAATTTTGGTTCTCAAAGATTTTCTATATAAAGCATATCTAAATATGCAGAAGGAAGAAAAATAAAGCAATATAAAAAACAAAATTTAGAGTCGTAAATGCCGTAAATTCATAACAATTTTACGGCATTTTTATGTCGCATTCATTAATTTAAAATTAAAAAATCTTCTTATCCTAAGATAAGAAGATAGATGAAAGTCATATTAAATTTTATATAACAATAAGACCTAGTATGGTAGAAAGAGAAACGGCTTGCATGGAGGTAACTTTTGCGCCCTTCACATCAGCAATATTTATTCCTATACCTTCAATATCACAAGTAGTAAAATCTATTCCTTTAAGAGTTGTGAAATTCATTTGAGACTGAGTTAAATCAGACTCTTGAAATTCAACTTTTAAAAATTTTGAATTTTGAAAATCTGAAGAACGTAATTGACATTGAAGAAATGCAACTTGTTTACAATTAGAATAACTAAAAAAAGCTAATTGACCATTACAATTTTCAAAAATTACATCTCTCAAAGTAGCTTCACTTAAATTTATGCCAATAATTTTACAATTATCAAATTCTACTCTACTTAATGAAGCCTCATTAAAATCAACATTTGATAAATCACAATTTTCAAATCTCACATCTACCATTTCTATACGTCTGAAAGTTATTTTATTAAAAATAACTTTTTTAAATATTACTTGTTTAAAAGCCACTCTGTCTGCTTTATGGTTTTCTAAAGAACAATCACTAACTGTTCCAAAGGAAAATACACTTTCATCTTCAATATTTTCTTTAGATAACTCTATAATATCTAAATCGCTATCAAATTTAGGTCTTAAAATTTTTGTTTTTCTTTTCTTCTGTTCCATATGTAGTTACCTCCATTTTATTCTTTAAACAAATAACCTTACGTAAAGGTATTCTCTAAACTAAGGCTTTATTTATTTTTTAATTAGAAATATAATTATAACACGTTTTCATCAAATATATTTTTTTAAAAATGAAAAAAATTTCTTATCCTAAGATAAGAAGATTTTATATCAAAAGCTCTTCTAATATCTCATCACAATAAATCTTTTTACAGATAAAATAATAAACTACTTGTATAAGCGAAAATATTAACGAAACTATTACATTAGAATATATAAAATACATACTTCCATTATCTGTGCTATCTTGATTGAAAATTATAGTATAAGCAAAAGCTAACATAATCCCAATGATAGGTCCTATAAAAAATTTTCGAAGCAACTTCTAGCATACTTTCATAACTATTAAAAGGTGAAAATAGCTCTTTTGTGGTTTTATTTGTTATCTCTAGATCACTTTTAAGCTCATCAACTATAGCTTTTGTAGCTTTCCAATTGTTAAAGTTGTATAACTGAAATTTACCAAGTTCATAACTTTTCTTTTGCTCCTTAATAAAATTATAATCACTTTCATTTACCACATTAATAACGGGATAGCTATAATTATCATTTTTAAATAACCCTTTAAAAACATTCTCTTGAATACTTTATTACTATGTTTTTGCTATCTTTTTTAATTCTCGCACCTACAGGCTGAAAGAAAATTAATTGTAATTTAATGATCATGACTATGATGAATATCTTGTGTGTGTTTATGTGAATGAATATATTCCTCATGAGTATGATTATGATTATGAGTTCCGATAATAGTTTTATCGTGAGTATGGTTATGATGACCCTCATCATGACTGTGGCTATGCTCATGAGTTATTACATTATGACTATGTTTATGATTATGCACTTCTGTTGAAGCATAACACGTACCTATAATCATAATTACTAATGCGATAACAAATGAGAATGTTGGTATTTCTCTAAAAATTATCAGTGATAATCCCACACCAATAAATGGTGCTATAGCATAATATGCACTTGTTCTTGCTGCTCCTAAATCTCTTTGAGCATAGATATAAAAGAATATACTTAATCCATAAGCAAAGAATCCTAATAGGAGTGCTGCCAAAATATAAAGGACATTATTTATTTGTTCACCTAATACAAGTGCAATTAGTAAAGAACCAATTCCAGACCCAAATCCTTTAATTACAACAATTTCTAATGGATCTTTTACAGATAACTTTCTTGTACAGTTATTTTCAAGTCCCCAACAGATACATGCAAGCAACACAAAAATTGAACCAAAAGAAAAGGAAAAACTACTCATATCTTCTACAGATAAAATAATACTTGATATAGTAATTAAAGAAATAGCAACCCATAGTCGTTTACTGATAGATTCCTTAAATATTAATAACGCAATTAGTGAGGTTGCAACAATTTCAAAATTGTTAAGTAGTGATACACTGGCAGAAGTTGTCATGGTAAGTCCAACCATTAGAAATATAGGTGCTACAATATCTAATGCAACCATTCCAACTGTAAATGGAAGTTCTTGTTTAGTAAGTCTGGCTTCCGTTTTATTCTTATATTTCTTTTTCTTAATAAATCCAACAATGGACATTCCAAGTCCTGCTCCTAGATAGAGAAATGATGCCATTAGTGTAGGAGGTATTTCTTTTAGTAGTAGTTTGGACACAGGTGCACTAATAGCATATAATGCTGCTGCTAATATGGCAAAAGAAATTGACTTATATTGTTTGATTTTCATTTTGAATACCTCACAAATATTATTTTATAAATTGATGGATAGCATTATTAAAATCTTCCAGTACCTTTTTATTTTCAGTTTCTACTTCATTTACAACACATGTCTTTTTATGATCTTGTAAAATAATTATACCATTATTTAATTTATGTCACGCGCTATTTTTAATGACAATACTTGAAATTCATATATTAATTTATGTATAAATGATTAAAAAACAAAAATCCTCAATATTACACTACAGTACTATTGAGGATTAAAAGATTAAATATTCAATGAACATATTGTAATCATTGAAACGGCTAAAGTTACATTAAATCTAATTACTAACACTATATATCGTAGCCTCATACGCTCTAAGTTTTTTACTCTTTTCGGTGTAATTTGACAGTAATTCTTTGTAATTACTACTACTTTTAGGTATTGCTTTTTCTTTATTTGATAAATTGATTTCAATATAAAACTTAATCCCATCAAGTTGTCTATAATAACAAAATAAGTCTTTAGTTTTTTCTTTTACGGGTATAAACTCTCCATAAATCAAGGCCTTGTTCTCCCTGCGTAATGCAATAATTGCTTTGTAAAAATTAAAAGGAGAATTTTTATCTTTAATTTGAATATCAGCATTACAATTTTCGAAATCTTTGTTTCCATGGAGCCATGGTGTACCCGTAGTGAACCCAGCATTTAGTTCTCCATTCCATTGCATTGGTGTTCTAGCATGGTCACGACTTCCTGCATTTATTTTTCTTAGAGCACTTTCTTTATTCATACTGACCATTAATTCATTATAAAGTTGGATGCTTTCAATATCCTTTATTTCATCTATAGACTTAAAATCAGAATTAACCATGCCTAGCTCTTGTCCTTGAAAAATAAAAGGTGTACCTTTTAAAGTGAATTGAATAGCTGCTAGCAGTTTACTCAAAACATCACGATACTGTGGATCAGGATTGATTTTTGAAATCATTCTGGGATTGTCATGATTTTCAAAAAACAGTGTATTCCAACAGCTGTTACCATAATTTAATTGCCAATCAATCAATATTTTCTTAAGATAATTTAAATCATATCGATAATCATCAAATCTCACTTTGCCAGGGTTTTCAAGATGATCAAAACTAAATACCATATCAAGCTCTTTTCGATAATCAGCAGTTAAAAGTTTACTCATTTGCATACCAGTACCCGGTGATTCACCCACGGTAAACACATCGAAATTGTCAAAAGTTCTACTTCTCATTTCTTTGAGATACTCATGAAGCCTGGGTCCATAGAAATAATGTTCTATACCACAGTAACCCATCATCTCCCCTATAAGAGTATTTCCCTCTGGCAAACCAGGTGATTTAGAGATATAACTTATAACATCTAACCTGAAACCGTCAATACCTTTACTTAGCCACCATTTAATCATGTCATGTAGTTCAGCTCGTAGTGCTTGGTTTTCCCAGTTTAAATCCATCTGCTTTTTTGAGAATAAATGCAGACACCACTGATCTTTTTCACTGTAGTAATTCCATGCACTTCCACTAAAAAACGAAGTCCAGTTATTAGGTGGCACATCAGTTTTCTCTGATTTCTTCCACAAATAATAGTCTTTATAGGGCGAATTAT
This DNA window, taken from Clostridium estertheticum, encodes the following:
- a CDS encoding alpha-glucosidase: MNSLKYTSNSRIKELLQSPIGHDIIAKILLQMGKSMTLVNNPIIRNIRLKQLSLLAPKIVNNDFISTLLTLLNSENDIPLSNDLKPKEIWWKEVVVYQIYPKSFKDSNGDGIGDINGITEKLDYLKSLGVDVIWLSPIYDSPNDDNGYDIRDYRAIMSEFGNMEDFNNLLQKAHSYGLKIIMDLVINHTSDEHTWFKSALKDDNSPYKDYYLWKKSEKTDVPPNNWTSFFSGSAWNYYSEKDQWCLHLFSKKQMDLNWENQALRAELHDMIKWWLSKGIDGFRLDVISYISKSPGLPEGNTLIGEMMGYCGIEHYFYGPRLHEYLKEMRSRTFDNFDVFTVGESPGTGMQMSKLLTADYRKELDMVFSFDHLENPGKVRFDDYRYDLNYLKKILIDWQLNYGNSCWNTLFFENHDNPRMISKINPDPQYRDVLSKLLAAIQFTLKGTPFIFQGQELGMVNSDFKSIDEIKDIESIQLYNELMVSMNKESALRKINAGSRDHARTPMQWNGELNAGFTTGTPWLHGNKDFENCNADIQIKDKNSPFNFYKAIIALRRENKALIYGEFIPVKEKTKDLFCYYRQLDGIKFYIEINLSNKEKAIPKSSSNYKELLSNYTEKSKKLRAYEATIYSVSN
- a CDS encoding DMT family transporter, with protein sequence MKIKQYKSISFAILAAALYAISAPVSKLLLKEIPPTLMASFLYLGAGLGMSIVGFIKKKKYKNKTEARLTKQELPFTVGMVALDIVAPIFLMVGLTMTTSASVSLLNNFEIVATSLIALLIFKESISKRLWVAISLITISSIILSVEDMSSFSFSFGSIFVLLACICWGLENNCTRKLSVKDPLEIVVIKGFGSGIGSLLIALVLGEQINNVLYILAALLLGFFAYGLSIFFYIYAQRDLGAARTSAYYAIAPFIGVGLSLIIFREIPTFSFVIALVIMIIGTCYASTEVHNHKHSHNVITHEHSHSHDEGHHNHTHDKTIIGTHNHNHTHEEYIHSHKHTQDIHHSHDH
- a CDS encoding dihydrofolate reductase family protein: MSRSRTGFDENVECYSGNLKNLIEDLKNRAGSNIFIDGGAEIVNELLKIDMIDEFIISIIPIFLGSGIRLFKDGRPNKRLNLKSTKEFTSGLVQLWYEKLNIL
- a CDS encoding helix-turn-helix domain-containing protein translates to MKTGEKIAKARKDINLTQDQLAELLEVTRQTISKWESDLTFPETSKISKLAEVLKVSCDHLLRDDKSVTAEVSMQSSDGYVVDWTKLYPILGEYQSTVDCKQYHRIFTEMIKDMKITYNYSLDDTILVLKDFLYKAYLNMQKEEK
- a CDS encoding pentapeptide repeat-containing protein, producing the protein MEQKKRKTKILRPKFDSDLDIIELSKENIEDESVFSFGTVSDCSLENHKADRVAFKQVIFKKVIFNKITFRRIEMVDVRFENCDLSNVDFNEASLSRVEFDNCKIIGINLSEATLRDVIFENCNGQLAFFSYSNCKQVAFLQCQLRSSDFQNSKFLKVEFQESDLTQSQMNFTTLKGIDFTTCDIEGIGINIADVKGAKVTSMQAVSLSTILGLIVI